Genomic segment of Streptococcus pneumoniae:
AAGCAGCACAAAAAGCCCAATCAACAGCTCCAACTGAGCAGGTGAAAAAAGAGCTTTCAAGCGATGACACAAAGCCAGCTATGCCAGAGCCAGAGGTTGAAAAACATTATGAAGTTCCGACTGCTAACATTCCGACGGTAGAAAAGCCCGTTTTCCCAGTAGAGGAAGTTCCTGTCACTCCGGATCCAGAGGTTGAAAAACATTATGAAGTTCCGACTGCTAACATTCCAACGGTAGAAAAGCCTGTTTTACCAGTAGAGGAAGTTGCAGTTACTCCGGAGCCAGGGGTTGAAAAACATTATGAAGTTCCCACCTCCAACATTCCAACGGTAGAAAAGCCTGTTTTCCCAGTAGAGGAAGTTCTGGTCACTCCAGAGCCAGAGGTTGAAAAGCATTACGAAGTTCCGACTGCTAACATTCCGACAGTAGAGAAACCTGTCTTGCCAGTAGAGGAAGTTCCTGTCACTCCGGAGCCAGAGGTTGAAAAACATTACGAAGTTCCGACTGCTAACATTCCAACGGTAGAGCAACCTGTTTTCCCAGTAGATGAGGTTCCTGTCACTCCGGAGCCAGAGGTTGAAAAGCATTACGAAGTTCCCACCTCCAACATTCCAACGGTAGAAAAGCCCGTTTTCCCAGTAGATGAGGTTCCTGTCACTCCGGAGCCAGAGGTTGAAAAGCATTACGAAGTTCCGACTGCTGACATTCCAACGGTAGAAAAGCCCGTTTTCCCAGTAGATGAGGTTCCTCATTATGAAGTCCCAAGTGAGAATATTCCAACGGTAGAGAAACCGATTCTGCCAATTGAAGAAGTCCCTCAGTATGATGTTCCGCAGGACAATATTCCGACGGTGGATCAGCCAGTAGCTCCGTTGGAGTTGATTGTGGCTGCGGATAAGTTAGATCAAGGCTTGAAAAAAGAAGTCAATACTAGCAAGAAAACACCAGAAAGTATAGCTGATTATCAGACGGCAAAAGATAAGGCTAACACAGCCTTGGCAGACGCAAATACTGTAATTGCAGACAAGGCAGCTAGTCCAGAAAAGATCGCAGAAGCTCAGAAAAAGGTAGAAGAAGCCCTCAAAAACTTAGAAGCAGCAGAAGCAGCTTTGAAAAATCAATCACTCACCAAGCCAACGTTGACTTTTTCAGCTTTAGAAAAGAAAGAAAAAGACAAGTCTGTCCGTGTCAGCTATCAATTAATTGATCCAGATAATAGCTTCGTATCTGCGACTGCTCAGATTTTTGCAGGGGACAAGCTAGTTAAAGAAGTAAAACTGTCTAAGGATGATTTGGCAGGGGCAGTTATTTCAGGTTTGGATTATGATGTTGATTATCAGCTGAAGACAGTCTTTGAATATGCAACCTTGGCTGAAAATGCGCGTGAAACGCTTCCTGATGTAGAGGCTTTTGTCCTTGAACGCAAGCAGATTGAGCTGAAAAACTTACGCGACCTTTCTCTTTATACCTATAAAGGTGGTGTCAAGACCAAGGTCATCAGTCTTCAAGAAATTGGGGATATTAAGGACTATTTTGCAAGTTTTGTATCAGAAACCGGCAAGGAAGTAGAGTTACCAATCAAGGAAATTGTGGCAGACGGAGCGAGCTTTAAGGTCGTAGCGACTCATCCTGAGCTGGTTCAGCGAAGTGAGACTGGTGATTATGTAGATGACTATACTTTCAACATTGGTCGGATTGCCCCAGCTCAAAATGGCATTTATACCTCTTTCAAAGACTTGATCGATTCCATCAATGCCAATCCAAGTGGCACTTTTACACTGGGTGCAGATCTCAGCGCAGATGAACTTGGGGTGCCAAGTGCCAGCTATGTGACAGTACCATTTACAGGGACACTGACAGGTGTAAATGGCGGTAAAAACTTCACCATTTATGGTTTGAAAGCTCCACTGTTTGCCAGCACGAATGGCGCTAGCCTAACCAATCTTAATTTGGCAGATGTAGCGATTAGAAGCGCTAATGCAAATGCAGCAACGCTGGTTAATACAGCTCAAAATACGACCATTCGCAATGTAGCAGTGACAGGTGCGATTGAAGCGCCTAACAATGTAGCTGGATTGGTTTATGATGCAGCATCTGGTACAAAGATCCAAGATGTGGATCTGGATATGACCATTCGGACAACGAAAACAGACGGAGAAATGATCTCTGGTGGTTTGGTTGGAAAATTGCGTGATAGTAGTATTGAAAAAGCCCATATCAATGCTCAGATTGATACCTATGTCAACTCAGGACAAGCCTTTGGTGGTATTATTGGTAGCGCAGAAGGCAAAACGCCAAGTATCCAAGATGTTTATGTCGAAGGCTTATTGGACAATAAAAAAGGTGGTCGTGTCGGTGCGATTGCAGGAAATCCAGGAAATACAGCTCTACATCGTATCGTTTCTGGCATGACGGTGAGAGGTGGTTCGGACTATGTTGGAGCAGGAACTCCAACCAATACGACAGAGCTTTACCGCATTGAAAATCGCTCAACTGCAAGTGTTCAATCTAATAAACTGACAGAAATTCCAGCAGATGAGGCCAAGGCGAAGATTGATGCTATGGGGTTGACCGCAAGCTTGTCTGACAAGGAAAGCTTGGTTGGTGCGACTTCTAAGACCATTGATTACAGTACCTTGCCAAATTATGAGGCGGAGCGTGAGATAGCCTATCGCAATACCGAAAAACTCCTACCTTTCTATAATCGTGAATACATCGTTAAGCAAGGAAACAAGATTGACGCTTCAAGCAAGCTCTACACGACTAAGCTTGTGTCTGTCGTGCCGATGAAGGACAAGGTAGTTGTGGCGGATCTCTACAAGGATAAGACAGCGATCAATCGTCTCATGCTCCACTATGCAGACGGTACGGTCGAATATGTCAATCTAGCGCTTGGTGAAACCTTTGCTGATAATACCATTCAAGAGTACAAATTAGCAGGAGGTGAGCTGCTCTATACGCCTGAGCAATTCATGACGGATCCTTCTGATGTGATTGCGACAGCCATGACGCGGGTAGCTGGTTTAGGCTACTTCTCAGAAGATGTTTGGAAAGTGACCCAAAGGCATCCTGAGACAGAAGCAGATAGCCCAGATTTATCACCGATTGAGCCTTATCAACGTGAGATTTTAGAAGTTCTTTCTCTCAAGAATGCCTTTGATGAAGTCAACAGCCGTGCCAAGGAAGTCTTTGAGGCAGCTCTGGCACAGAGTGTAGCGGCTGATTTCACGGCTTCTCCAATGAAGACTCAGATGCAGGATTATATGCGCAAAAATGCCGTGGCTATTCTAGTTGGTGCGACCTATCTCAACCGTCTCTACAAGATTCAGTTTGGTAAGATGAATGTAGGAGAGCTTGCAACCTTCTATCAAAACTTCTTTGGCAATCAAGTCAATAGCCTAGAATTTCTAGCCAATCTCGGTCGGATGGGCAATGATGCACTGGATATTAAGAACAATCCAGCTACTTATGAGAAATGGATTGCTCCAGTGTCTGGTTATAACAATCTCCGTGACTATCTCAGTGCTTACCGGACACGCTTTACGACTATGAGTGAAAATGACTGGTTCAAATCAGCAACTAAGGCGCATATCGCAGAAGCAGCGTCTAAGGAATTGCCAGATCAAACCTATCAAGTCTATGACCAGCTTAACCGGATTGATCATACTCGCTTGATCTTGCCACTCTTGAACTTGACGACAGAAGGCATCTATGTCATGAGCAATATGACTACGCTCTCCTTTGGGATGTACGACCGCTATATGGATATGTCTTTGAAAGAGACAGATCCAGCAAAATATGCGAGTGAAATCGAGCGAGTTGACAAGCTAGTAGATTACTATGCCAAGGTGCAGGCAAATCATTTTGACTTCTGGTACCGCATTGCAAAACCTGAGGTCAAAGAGCGCCTATATAGCAGAAGAGATATACCGATTCCATCTTGGGATGGGTACCTGATTCCGAAATTTGGCAATAAGGAATCCTATTGGATGCCGAAATTTGGTGAGGGAGCGTCTCCTCGGATGACAGACTTCTTTGCACCGATTGGCAAATACTATACCTCAAACGGTCTAGGGGCTTATGCGACGGGTTCTTTGGTTCACTTTGTCCTTGATCGTATGTTGGATCTTTACGGAGAATCCGTCTTTACCCATGAGATGACTCATAACTTTGACGGAACGATTTACCTCGGTGGTCATGGTCGTAGGGAAACTCTTGGAGCAGAAGTCTTTGCCCAAGGCTTATTGCAATCGACAAGCACGGCTACCAACCAAATCTTTTCTCTGAATACTCATGCAGATTTTGCAGAAGTGGACGGCGGAAAATTTGCAACCAACCGCGTGCACAATCTATCACCAGAACGCTTCCAGACAGAAGCTGACTTAAAAGCCTATAGTCAAGGTCAGATGGATGTGATTTATACTTTGGAAGCCTTGGAAGCAAATGCTTTGGTGAAACTTGCAAAAGAAGACCAGGCACTCTTCTACAAGAAGATTGAACGTTTGAATGACATAGGTGAATCGAAGATTCGTCAAATGACTGCGGAAGAAGTACAGTCCCTAACCCTTGCGAGCGTCAATGACTTGGTGGACAATGATATTCTTCTTGGAACACATGGATTCCATGCAAATAAGGACAAGATTGGCAAGAACGGCTATGACCACGAAGTATTGTTTGCGGCAAATTACAGTGGTCTGACTAATCCACATGGCTCATCGGATAGCTTGACCATTAAGCGTCTAGCCTTTGAATTGCTAGGAGAAACGGGCTATGATGGCTTTATTGCCTATCTATCTAACCAGTACCGTGCAGCAGCTCAAGCAGAGGGCAAGGTCTTTAACGATGAGTATATCTTGAAGAAGATTTCAAATGGAGCATACGCTGACTTCCATGCCTTCAAGAAAGCCATGTACCAACGCCGTTTGGACAAGGTTGGTCAGTTGAAGCCAGTCACCTTTACCTATGCGAAAAACACTTATACTGCTGATCAAGCAACCTTGAATCGCTTGATTGGAGAGGCAGTTGAAGCCGACTTGGCAGCCTTTAAAGCCAAGAAAGCAACCAACAATCTCTTTGCGCTCAAAGAAGCGATTTACAAAGCTTATCTTTTAGATACAGATGATTTTAGAGCATCGATTTATCAATAAAACAAGGAAAGAGGTTGGGACATCGTCCTCGTGGGCGTTTGTCCCACTCTCTTTTCTTAAATAGAAATGCATAGAATAGTATCAGTTTTTCTTAGAATAAAGGAAGAAAAGGGTTTCAAATCGTGGTATGCTATAATTATCGAGAAAACAATACTAGAAATAGAGGAAAAGCAAATGACCAAACAATTTCCAGAAGGCTTTTTATGGGGTGGCGCAACAGCTGCCAACCAATGCGAAGGTGCCTATAATGTAGACGGACGTGGCTTAGCCAACGTTGACGTCGTGCCGATTGGTAAGGATCGTTTTCCGATTATCACAGGCAAGAAAAAGATGTTTGATTTTGAAGAAGGCTATTTCTATCCTGCCAAGGAATCGATTGACATGTACCATCATTTCAAGGAAGATATTGCCTTGTTTGGTGAAATGGGCTTTAAGACTTACCGTCTGTCTATTGCCTGGACCCGGATTTTTCCAAAGGGAGATGAGCTAGAGCCAAATGAAGCAGGACTAAAATTCTATGAAGACCTGTTCAAAGAATGCCACAAGTATGGCATCGAGCCCTTGGTGACCATCACCCATTTTGACTGTCCCATGCACTTGATTGAAACCTATGGTGGTTGGCGTAGTCGCAAGATGTTGGAATTTTATGAACGTCTCTGCCGTACCTTATTCACTCGTTACAAAGGTTTGGTCAAATACTGGCTGACCTTCAATGAAATCAATATGATCTTGCATGCACCGTTTATGGGGGCAGGTCTCTATTTTGAAGAGGGTGAAAATGAAGAGCAAGTCAAATACCAAGCTGCTCACCATGAATTGGTTGCCTCAAGTATTGCCACCAAAATCGCCCATGAAATCGATCCAGAAAACAAGGTCGGCTGTATGCTGGCAGCAGGGCAATACTATCCAAATACCCCACACCCACGTGATGTCTGGGAAGGCTTGCAGCTAGACCGTGAAAATTACTTCTTCATCGACGTACAAGCGCGTGGAGAATACCCAAATTATGCCAAGAAGATGTGGGAGAAAAAAGGCTTGACGATTGAGATGACCGAAGAAGACTTGGCGCTTCTACGTGAGCATACGGTTGACTTTGTATCCTTCTCTTATTATTCAAGCCGTGTGGCATCTGGTGACCCTGAGGTGCAAGAGAAGACAGCTGGAAACATCTTTGCTTCAATCAAAAATCCATATCTTGATAGCTCTGAATGGGGTTGGCAGATTGATCCGTTAGGGCTTCGCATTACCCTAAATACCATCTGGGACCGTTACCAAAAACCAATGTTTATCGTGGAAAATGGTTTGGGAGCAGTGGATGAGCCAGATGAAAATGGCTACGTAGCAGACGATTACCGGATTGAGTACCTAGCAGCCCATATCAAGGTCATGAGTGATGCCATCCATGAAGACGGAGTCGAGTTGCTCGGCTATACGACATGGGGCTGTATTGACCTAGTCTCTGCTGGAACTGGTGAGATGAAAAAACGCTACGGCTTCATCTACGTGGACCGTGATAATGAAGGAAATGGTAGCCTAAAACGCAGCAAGAAAAAATCCTTTGACTGGTACAAGGAAATCATTGCAAGCAATGGTGAGAACCTATAAAACAAAAATAAGGGAGTGGGAGTCAATCGTGATTTCGTAGAAATCGATTTTCCTCACTCCTTTGTTTCTAGGCTCAAGTATTAACAGTCCATTGGACTAGCCTCGCTTTTGAGTTTCCAAGCTCAGGTACTAACAGTCCACTGGACTGTTAGTATCCCGCAAGTTGACTACCTTTCACAATTGAGAATTGTGAAAGGTTGGAAATAGGGCTAGCGAAGATAAGTTCGCTAGCTTCTTTTAATAGAATATTGATTTATCAATGTTTTGGATAAGTTGCTCACAACTTTCTGTTCTCGCAAATAGCTCCACTGGAGCATTGAACCCAGCGACAAGATTGTGTCAAACTGTTCAAACTATAAAAAATAAGGGAGTTGGGTACTTTTGTCCCACTCCCTTATTTTTTAGACTGTCATTTTTGAAAATATTTATAAGAATAGTTGAATGAGTTGATGGGCAACGCCGTCTTCTTCGTTGGTCAAGCTTAGCTGCTCATCTGCATAAGGTAGGAGGGCAGGATTGGCATTCTTCATCGCATAGCCAATGCCTGCAAAGGCTAGCATTTCTGTATCGTTGTGTTCATCACCAAAGGCAATCAAATCCTTGCGGTCCTTATTTAAGACTTTGAGGAGATAGTCGAGAGCAAAGGCTTTGTTGATGCCTTTGGCAGAACACTCAAGGATATTTAGCGGACCACCCCAGGTATTGATAGAGAGCTGCTCCTTGTAGAAATGGTTGAGCTCTAGCGCCAAGGCGTACTTGTCCTCTGCACGAGTCTGCATGAGAATGGCATTTGGATCCCTCGTGACTAGCTGCGGTTGAAATTGATGATGTTCTTTGAAACGATCAATCCCAAATAAAGCGGGATTGACTACCTCTTCATCTCGATTGGTAATGTAAAATTTATTGCGGTATTCACCTGCGATAAAGTCTGCCTCAATCTCTTTTTCTCGCTTGACCAGATCGAGTAAGAAGGATTTGTCTAGGGGAACAGACTGTTCAAACTCCCAATGTTTCTCAGGAAGATGAACCAAAGAGCCGTTGAAGTTAATCATGGGGGTCTTGAGTTCTAATTCCTTATAAAAATCAAGTGCCATCCGATAAGGACGTCCAGTTGTGATGACAACGTGATGGCCTTTTTCGCTGATCTTTCGGATGGTTTCTTTGGTAAATTCGGATAATTGGCTATTATGGTTGAGTAGAGTGCCATCGAGGTCGATAGCGATTACTTTTTTGCTCATAGGATTCACTCTCCTTTCGGGTGATACCTCCTATTATATCAGATTTAAGACGAAAAGAAAGGATTTGTGGTATAATAGGCGTTTATTCATGGAAGGAGGAAGAGAAAATTGAGAAAATGGATAGGGATTCATGTCCTGTTTGTTCTCGTTTCTTTCTTGGTCTACCGAGAAGGAATTACGGTGCAGGGACCTGATTTAATTTGGAATATGTTTTTAGCCTTGGTGGCGTATAATGCTGCCTTTTTTGCCAATCGCTTGCGACAAAAGTGGTTGTATCTGGCTTTTGGGGTGATCTGGTTTTTGTTTTATCCAAATACTTTTTACATGGTCACAGACTTGATTCATATGGACTGGGTATCTAAAACCTTGTGGGATAGACAAAGTTTACACCTCTTTGTAGCCTTTGTGCTGAGTATCTTTTTTGGAGTCATGTGTGGTGTGGAGAGTTGGCGCTTGATGATAAAAAGGAGTAAACTCGCTTGGTGGATAGAAGATGGTTTGATGATTGGTCTGTCATTTCTGTCCAGTCTTGCCATTTACATCGGAAGATACGATCGCTTAAATTCTTGGGATGTCCTTCACCGTCCTTTGATTGTGCTAGAAAAGTTACTTGCAGCTCTTGAGCGTGAACGTTGGTATTTTGTCCTTGGATTTACCCTTCTTCAAGTTATGGTTCTTTTATTTGTGAATGAAAACGAGGAAAAATCTAAAAAAGGCAATCATTTATCTTGAAAAATGAATATAATTAGGTTATAATCTTCTTATCGTTCGTAAATAAAGGAGATTTTTACTATCATGGACAAGTTTTTTGGTCTAAAAGAGTATGGGACGACAGTTTCAACAGAAATCATGGCAGGATTGACAACCTTCTTTGCCATGTCTTATATTTTGTTTGTCAATCCAAGTGTGCTGAGTGTGGCAGGCATGCCTTCACAGGCAGTATTTTTGGCAACAATCATTGCAAGTAGTGTATCAACGCTAGTCATGGGGCTCTTTGCAAATGTTCCCTATGCTCTAGCACCAGGGATGGGCTTGAACGCTTTTTTCACTTACACAGTTGTTATCGGGCTTGGCTTTACTTGGCAGGAAGCTCTTGCGATGGTCTTTCTTTGCGGGATTTTCAATATCTTTATCACAGTCACGAAAGTTCGTAAGAGCATTATCAAGGCGATTCCAGTCAGTCTTCAGCATGCGATTGGTGGAGGTATCGGGGTCTTTGTAGCCTATCTTGGATTTAAAAATGCTAACTTAATTACCTTTTTGACATCTGGTTCGGATATTATGACTGTCAATGGTGTGGAGCCAGCAAAGGCAACCGCAGAAACATTTTCAAATGGTGTATATTCTGTCCTAGCAGGTGGCGGTGTGGTGCCAGCCATTTCAACCTTTACAGATCCAAGCGTTCTTTTGACTGTATTTGGCTTGATTTTAACCGCTGTTTTGGTCATTAAAAATGTTCGTGGAGCGATTTTGATTGGGATTGTAGCTACAACCCTTGCAGGGATTCCAGCAGGTGTGGTTGATCTATCAGCGATTAACTGGGCGGATAATCATATCGGTAATGCCTTTGGAGAATTAGGTACAACCTTCCTTGCAGCTTTTGATGGGATGTCTTCTCTCTTTAGCAGTACCGAACGCTTGCCATTGGTTTTCATGACCATCTTTG
This window contains:
- a CDS encoding ZmpA/ZmpB/ZmpC family metallo-endopeptidase; the protein is MKDFYRNVSRFSIRTFSVGAASVLLGMSLVATSLQETVQAEEMSSCTKITYHYVSEDELSADEKKLITTALPSNMVTGETTYYMVYRPDAKGILPKTGSDLTALLVTGAGVAFLVCALVFHKKKKTWIATAFVVTSLGQVVAVPEVSAITHNLFAHLTQEFCLPNGGIMPEKVRDIDGYHFVGYIVEAAQKAQSTAPTEQVKKELSSDDTKPAMPEPEVEKHYEVPTANIPTVEKPVFPVEEVPVTPDPEVEKHYEVPTANIPTVEKPVLPVEEVAVTPEPGVEKHYEVPTSNIPTVEKPVFPVEEVLVTPEPEVEKHYEVPTANIPTVEKPVLPVEEVPVTPEPEVEKHYEVPTANIPTVEQPVFPVDEVPVTPEPEVEKHYEVPTSNIPTVEKPVFPVDEVPVTPEPEVEKHYEVPTADIPTVEKPVFPVDEVPHYEVPSENIPTVEKPILPIEEVPQYDVPQDNIPTVDQPVAPLELIVAADKLDQGLKKEVNTSKKTPESIADYQTAKDKANTALADANTVIADKAASPEKIAEAQKKVEEALKNLEAAEAALKNQSLTKPTLTFSALEKKEKDKSVRVSYQLIDPDNSFVSATAQIFAGDKLVKEVKLSKDDLAGAVISGLDYDVDYQLKTVFEYATLAENARETLPDVEAFVLERKQIELKNLRDLSLYTYKGGVKTKVISLQEIGDIKDYFASFVSETGKEVELPIKEIVADGASFKVVATHPELVQRSETGDYVDDYTFNIGRIAPAQNGIYTSFKDLIDSINANPSGTFTLGADLSADELGVPSASYVTVPFTGTLTGVNGGKNFTIYGLKAPLFASTNGASLTNLNLADVAIRSANANAATLVNTAQNTTIRNVAVTGAIEAPNNVAGLVYDAASGTKIQDVDLDMTIRTTKTDGEMISGGLVGKLRDSSIEKAHINAQIDTYVNSGQAFGGIIGSAEGKTPSIQDVYVEGLLDNKKGGRVGAIAGNPGNTALHRIVSGMTVRGGSDYVGAGTPTNTTELYRIENRSTASVQSNKLTEIPADEAKAKIDAMGLTASLSDKESLVGATSKTIDYSTLPNYEAEREIAYRNTEKLLPFYNREYIVKQGNKIDASSKLYTTKLVSVVPMKDKVVVADLYKDKTAINRLMLHYADGTVEYVNLALGETFADNTIQEYKLAGGELLYTPEQFMTDPSDVIATAMTRVAGLGYFSEDVWKVTQRHPETEADSPDLSPIEPYQREILEVLSLKNAFDEVNSRAKEVFEAALAQSVAADFTASPMKTQMQDYMRKNAVAILVGATYLNRLYKIQFGKMNVGELATFYQNFFGNQVNSLEFLANLGRMGNDALDIKNNPATYEKWIAPVSGYNNLRDYLSAYRTRFTTMSENDWFKSATKAHIAEAASKELPDQTYQVYDQLNRIDHTRLILPLLNLTTEGIYVMSNMTTLSFGMYDRYMDMSLKETDPAKYASEIERVDKLVDYYAKVQANHFDFWYRIAKPEVKERLYSRRDIPIPSWDGYLIPKFGNKESYWMPKFGEGASPRMTDFFAPIGKYYTSNGLGAYATGSLVHFVLDRMLDLYGESVFTHEMTHNFDGTIYLGGHGRRETLGAEVFAQGLLQSTSTATNQIFSLNTHADFAEVDGGKFATNRVHNLSPERFQTEADLKAYSQGQMDVIYTLEALEANALVKLAKEDQALFYKKIERLNDIGESKIRQMTAEEVQSLTLASVNDLVDNDILLGTHGFHANKDKIGKNGYDHEVLFAANYSGLTNPHGSSDSLTIKRLAFELLGETGYDGFIAYLSNQYRAAAQAEGKVFNDEYILKKISNGAYADFHAFKKAMYQRRLDKVGQLKPVTFTYAKNTYTADQATLNRLIGEAVEADLAAFKAKKATNNLFALKEAIYKAYLLDTDDFRASIYQ
- a CDS encoding 6-phospho-beta-glucosidase; the encoded protein is MTKQFPEGFLWGGATAANQCEGAYNVDGRGLANVDVVPIGKDRFPIITGKKKMFDFEEGYFYPAKESIDMYHHFKEDIALFGEMGFKTYRLSIAWTRIFPKGDELEPNEAGLKFYEDLFKECHKYGIEPLVTITHFDCPMHLIETYGGWRSRKMLEFYERLCRTLFTRYKGLVKYWLTFNEINMILHAPFMGAGLYFEEGENEEQVKYQAAHHELVASSIATKIAHEIDPENKVGCMLAAGQYYPNTPHPRDVWEGLQLDRENYFFIDVQARGEYPNYAKKMWEKKGLTIEMTEEDLALLREHTVDFVSFSYYSSRVASGDPEVQEKTAGNIFASIKNPYLDSSEWGWQIDPLGLRITLNTIWDRYQKPMFIVENGLGAVDEPDENGYVADDYRIEYLAAHIKVMSDAIHEDGVELLGYTTWGCIDLVSAGTGEMKKRYGFIYVDRDNEGNGSLKRSKKKSFDWYKEIIASNGENL
- a CDS encoding Cof-type HAD-IIB family hydrolase; translated protein: MSKKVIAIDLDGTLLNHNSQLSEFTKETIRKISEKGHHVVITTGRPYRMALDFYKELELKTPMINFNGSLVHLPEKHWEFEQSVPLDKSFLLDLVKREKEIEADFIAGEYRNKFYITNRDEEVVNPALFGIDRFKEHHQFQPQLVTRDPNAILMQTRAEDKYALALELNHFYKEQLSINTWGGPLNILECSAKGINKAFALDYLLKVLNKDRKDLIAFGDEHNDTEMLAFAGIGYAMKNANPALLPYADEQLSLTNEEDGVAHQLIQLFL
- a CDS encoding DUF1361 domain-containing protein, whose product is MRKWIGIHVLFVLVSFLVYREGITVQGPDLIWNMFLALVAYNAAFFANRLRQKWLYLAFGVIWFLFYPNTFYMVTDLIHMDWVSKTLWDRQSLHLFVAFVLSIFFGVMCGVESWRLMIKRSKLAWWIEDGLMIGLSFLSSLAIYIGRYDRLNSWDVLHRPLIVLEKLLAALERERWYFVLGFTLLQVMVLLFVNENEEKSKKGNHLS
- a CDS encoding NCS2 family permease; this encodes MDKFFGLKEYGTTVSTEIMAGLTTFFAMSYILFVNPSVLSVAGMPSQAVFLATIIASSVSTLVMGLFANVPYALAPGMGLNAFFTYTVVIGLGFTWQEALAMVFLCGIFNIFITVTKVRKSIIKAIPVSLQHAIGGGIGVFVAYLGFKNANLITFLTSGSDIMTVNGVEPAKATAETFSNGVYSVLAGGGVVPAISTFTDPSVLLTVFGLILTAVLVIKNVRGAILIGIVATTLAGIPAGVVDLSAINWADNHIGNAFGELGTTFLAAFDGMSSLFSSTERLPLVFMTIFAFSLSDTFDTLGTFIGTGRKTGIFSAEDEEALENGKGFNSKMDKALFADAIGTSIGAIFGTSNTTTYVESAAGISAGGRTGLTAVTTAVLFLLSILILPFVGIVPAAATAPALIIVGVMMVSSFLDVDWTNFEDALPAFFAAFFMALCFSISYGIAAAFIFYCLVKVSTGKAKEIHPILWGATALFIMNFVILAFL